Proteins co-encoded in one Sebastes fasciatus isolate fSebFas1 chromosome 11, fSebFas1.pri, whole genome shotgun sequence genomic window:
- the LOC141777101 gene encoding transmembrane 6 superfamily member 2-like, translating into MRPPVEVSVLLLSLMAPAILFTMNHIPALQEPLPILGMEMVVLGLFLLLLHLLTGRNKMKVDPLFYVFAEFSFACMVGLTNALEQDGFISGFMGFYLKMGEPHLSTAYAVMMSYWEGIVHMVLFLNIIHRMFKGKSYRSLALLWVGSSIAHQIVHIPGVVIGKYGSNIRPPFWRNIPFFLMPFWAASVLFSQRREVPVITADKISVEQKKGLLSRPVDLLLSLLLLGAMAFSVFRGFVVLDCPLDACFTYIYQYEPYLKDPVGFPRVMMMVYLFYAVPLLAVFTYGLQTPGCSWMLDWTLFFAGAMAQTQWCHIGASLHSRTPFTYRVPADKWWPVITLNVLLAVVPALLALRCRTNPAYFMKPVPEGQTNDEKKKK; encoded by the exons ATGAGGCCGCCGGTGGAAGTCAGCGTGTTGCTCCTTTCTCTGATGGCTCCTGCAATTTTGTTCACCATGAACCACATCCCTGCGCTTCAGGA ACCTCTTCCTATCCTGGGAATGGAAATGGTCGTCCTGGgattgtttcttcttcttctccacctCCTCACTGGGCGAAACAAGATGAAAGTGGACCCCTTATTCTATG TGTTTGCAGAGTTTTCCTTCGCCTGCATGGTGGGCCTGACTAATGCTTTAGAGCAGGATGGATTCATCTCTGGCTTCATGGGCTTCTACCTGAAGATG GGTGAGCCTCATCTGAGTACCGCCTATGCTGTGATGATGTCGTACTGGGAAGGAATCGTTCACATGGTCCTCTTCCTCAACATCATCCACCGCATGTTCAAAGG GAAGTCCTATCGTAGCCTGGCGCTGCTGTGGGTGGGCTCCTCAATCGCACATCAAATTGTTCACATCCCAGGAGTGGTCATTG GTAAATACGGGTCTAACATTCGACCACCCTTTTGGAGGAACATCCCCTTCTTTTTGATGCCTTTCTGGGCGGCCTCTGTGCTCTTCAGCCAACGCAGAGAGGTGCCTGTCATCACAGCAGACAAG ATTTCAGTGGAGCAGAAGAAAGGTCTGCTGTCTCGACCTGTTGACCTGCTTCTGTCTCTTCTGTTGCTCGGAGCAATGGCCTTCTCTGTTTTCAGAGGCTTT GTGGTGCTGGACTGTCCTCTAGATGCCTGTTTCACCTACATCTACCAATACGAGCCCTACCTCAAAGACCCAGTTGGCTTCCCCCGGGTTATG ATGATGGTGTATTTGTTCTATGCTGTGCCCCTGCTGGCGGTCTTCACTTATGGTCTGCAAACACCTGGATGCAGCTGGATGTTGGACTGGACCCTCTTCTTCGCTGGCGCCATGGCTCAG ACCCAGTGGTGCCATATTGGAGCATCTCTGCACTCTCGCACTCCCTTCACGTATCGAGTCCCGGCAGACAAATGGTGGCCTGTTATCACCCTCAACGTGCTGCTGGCTGTTGTGCCGGCTCTGCTGGCCCTGCGCTGCCGCACCAACCCGGCTTATTTTATGAAACCTGTTCCCGAGGGACAGACCAACgacgagaagaagaaaaagtag
- the LOC141777104 gene encoding uncharacterized protein LOC141777104 codes for MDVTEGSSLKVRFREEDGTVMFESYIPPSRDAITLPIYIIYLIMAGMVVVGVLYAIIGHLIKDLIHDIADLVFGEQPEEVVVNYCEAKDKFMVDWIPETTPELEALARAEENKIIDRDFVKAPAIWIISTEPRGSKSGPRVVFEKRS; via the exons ATGGATGTGACGGAGGGCAGTAGCTTAAAAGTTCGTTTCAGGGAAGAAGATGGGACGGTGATGTTTGAGAGCTACATACCCCCCTCTCGGGATGCTATCACCCTGCCTATTTACATCATCTACCTGATCATGGCCGGCATGGTCGTGGTGGGTGTCCTTTATGCCATCATCGGTCACCTcatcaaagacctcatccatgACATTGCAG ACTTGGTGTTTGGGGAGCAGCCTGAGGAAGTGGTGGTGAACTACTGTGAGGCCAAGGATAAGTTCATGGTAGACTGGATCCCAGAAACCACCCCCGAACTGGAGGCGTTGGCCCGGGCCGAGGAGAACAAGATAATTGACAGGGACTTCGTGAAAGCCCCCGCCATCTGGATCATCTCTACAGAGCCTCGGGGGAGCAAGTCAGGACCCCGTGTGGTCTTTGAGAAGAGGAGCTAG